In a single window of the Pandoraea pulmonicola genome:
- a CDS encoding GlxA family transcriptional regulator — MPRLQPVYLLVMPDTLLLDVAGPAEALRIANHQQDDVRFSLRYVATQPSVATSIGLQISPLEVLPDALPDDAWLVIVGTVEKPLPVWGLSNDSDDAHDAPSSAEARADAEAHAIAWLRQVVRPTHQVACICTGALLAARAGLLDARQCTTHHSSCDQLRALAPSARVADNRLYVHDGNVWTSAGVTTGLDLMLTLIADATSPVCSAAIARQMVVYARRAGADPQLSPWLEGRNHLHPALHRVQDAIAAEPARDWTLALMAEIACASERHVTRLFREYAGVAPIDYLHRLRIALAREMLGNSRLDLERIAERTGFGSSRHLRRVWHKFEALPPSQVRRTRLDA; from the coding sequence ATGCCGCGACTGCAACCCGTCTATCTGCTGGTCATGCCCGATACGCTGCTGCTCGATGTCGCCGGGCCGGCCGAGGCATTGCGCATCGCCAATCACCAGCAGGACGACGTGCGCTTCAGCTTGCGCTATGTCGCGACGCAGCCTTCGGTGGCGACGTCGATCGGGTTGCAGATCTCACCGCTCGAAGTCCTGCCGGACGCCCTGCCGGACGATGCGTGGCTGGTGATCGTGGGCACGGTGGAAAAACCGTTGCCGGTGTGGGGCCTGTCCAACGATAGCGACGATGCCCACGACGCGCCGTCGAGCGCCGAGGCACGCGCGGATGCCGAAGCGCACGCCATCGCATGGCTTCGGCAAGTCGTGCGGCCGACGCATCAGGTCGCCTGCATCTGCACCGGTGCGCTGCTCGCGGCGCGCGCCGGCCTGCTCGACGCGCGTCAGTGCACCACGCACCACAGCAGTTGCGATCAGCTGCGCGCGCTGGCGCCGAGCGCGCGCGTGGCCGACAACCGGCTCTACGTGCACGACGGCAACGTGTGGACCAGCGCAGGCGTGACGACAGGGCTCGACCTGATGCTCACGCTCATCGCCGATGCGACGAGCCCGGTGTGCTCCGCGGCGATTGCACGGCAGATGGTCGTCTACGCGCGGCGTGCCGGCGCCGATCCGCAACTGTCGCCCTGGCTGGAAGGCCGGAATCATCTGCACCCGGCGCTGCATCGCGTGCAGGATGCGATTGCCGCCGAGCCGGCCCGTGACTGGACGCTCGCGCTCATGGCAGAGATCGCGTGTGCGAGCGAGCGCCACGTGACGCGTCTGTTCCGCGAGTATGCGGGGGTTGCCCCCATCGACTATCTGCATCGTCTGCGCATCGCGCTGGCGCGCGAGATGCTGGGCAATTCGCGGCTCGACCTGGAACGCATCGCCGAACGTACCGGCTTCGGCTCCAGCCGCCACCTGCGCCGGGTCTGGCACAAGTTCGAAGCGCTGCCACCGAGCCAGGTCCGTCGCACACGGCTCGACGCGTAA
- a CDS encoding sugar kinase, giving the protein MTQASPQIPQVLAMGEAMVEFNQSPDDARQYLQGFGGDTSNFAIAARRQGVRTGFVSAVGDDLFGRMLLDLWREEDVDTRYVRVDAQAPTGVYFVSHDENGHHFDYLRAGSAASRYRAQDLPRDTLAGASFLHLSGISLAISVSACDAAFDAMSKIRAAGGKVSFDTNLRLKLWPLARARATMREAFGLTDVCLPSWDDVTAVTGLDDRDAILDELLSHGVKVVALKLGREGCYVATPNERRIVAPYPVQALDATGAGDCFGGAFVARLALGDDPFAAARYANVCAALSTTGYGAVAPVPRAEQVLRTLAA; this is encoded by the coding sequence ATGACGCAAGCCTCCCCGCAAATTCCGCAAGTCCTGGCCATGGGCGAAGCCATGGTCGAGTTCAACCAGTCGCCCGACGATGCCCGTCAGTATCTGCAGGGGTTCGGCGGCGACACGTCCAACTTCGCCATCGCGGCGCGTCGCCAGGGCGTGCGCACGGGCTTCGTGAGCGCCGTGGGCGACGATCTGTTCGGCCGCATGCTGCTCGATTTGTGGCGCGAGGAGGATGTCGATACGCGCTACGTGCGCGTCGACGCGCAGGCGCCGACCGGCGTCTATTTCGTGTCGCACGACGAAAACGGTCATCACTTCGACTATCTGCGCGCCGGCTCGGCGGCGAGCCGCTATCGTGCGCAGGACCTGCCGCGCGATACGCTCGCCGGCGCGTCGTTCCTGCATCTGTCGGGCATCAGCCTGGCGATCAGCGTGAGCGCCTGCGACGCGGCTTTCGACGCCATGTCGAAGATCCGCGCGGCCGGGGGCAAGGTGTCGTTCGACACCAACCTGCGCCTGAAGCTGTGGCCGTTGGCCCGCGCACGCGCCACGATGCGCGAGGCGTTCGGCCTGACCGACGTGTGCCTGCCGAGTTGGGACGACGTGACCGCCGTCACGGGGCTGGACGACCGCGACGCCATCCTCGACGAATTGCTTTCCCACGGAGTCAAGGTCGTGGCGCTCAAGCTGGGGCGGGAAGGCTGCTATGTTGCCACGCCGAACGAGCGGCGCATCGTGGCGCCGTACCCGGTGCAGGCGCTTGACGCGACGGGGGCGGGCGACTGCTTCGGCGGCGCTTTCGTCGCCCGGCTGGCGCTGGGGGACGATCCGTTTGCCGCCGCGCGCTATGCCAACGTGTGCGCCGCGCTCTCCACGACCGGCTACGGTGCCGTGGCGCCGGTGCCGCGCGCCGAACAGGTCCTGCGCACACTCGCCGCCTGA
- the bktB gene encoding beta-ketothiolase BktB, with product MQREVVIVSGVRTAIGDFGGSLKDFAPTQLGAIVAREAMSRANVGGEDIGHVVFGNVIHTEPKDMYLARVTSIEAGVSQHAPAMTVNRLCGSGLQAVVSAAQSILLGDTDVAMAGGAESMSRAPYVMPGARWGTRMGESRLVDMMLGALHDPFANIHMGVTAENIAKKWGITREDQDRLAVASHQRAAHAMAAGYFNDQIVPVTIKSKKGEVAFTTDEHVRADVSLEDMAKLRPVFEKDGTVTAGNASGLNDAAAALILMERAEAERRGAKPLARLVSYAHAGVDPNYMGIGPVPASRKALERAGLKVGDIDVVEANEAFAAQACAVTRDLGFDPAKVNPNGSGISLGHPIGATGALITVKALHELQRIGGRYALVTMCIGGGQGIAAVFERV from the coding sequence ATGCAGCGAGAGGTCGTGATCGTCAGCGGTGTGCGCACCGCCATTGGTGATTTTGGCGGCAGCCTGAAGGATTTCGCGCCGACGCAGCTCGGCGCCATCGTGGCCCGCGAGGCCATGTCCCGTGCGAACGTCGGCGGCGAGGACATCGGACACGTCGTGTTCGGCAACGTCATCCACACCGAACCCAAGGACATGTATCTGGCGCGCGTGACTTCCATCGAAGCCGGCGTGAGCCAGCATGCGCCCGCCATGACCGTGAACCGTCTGTGCGGCTCCGGTCTGCAGGCCGTCGTCTCGGCCGCACAGTCGATCCTGCTGGGCGACACCGACGTGGCCATGGCCGGCGGTGCCGAGAGCATGAGCCGCGCCCCGTACGTCATGCCGGGTGCGCGCTGGGGCACGCGCATGGGCGAGTCGCGCCTGGTCGACATGATGCTCGGCGCCCTGCACGACCCGTTCGCAAACATCCACATGGGTGTGACGGCGGAGAACATCGCGAAGAAGTGGGGCATCACGCGCGAAGACCAGGATCGTCTGGCGGTGGCGTCGCATCAGCGTGCTGCGCATGCGATGGCGGCCGGCTACTTCAACGACCAGATCGTGCCGGTCACTATCAAGTCGAAGAAGGGCGAGGTGGCGTTCACGACCGACGAGCACGTACGCGCCGACGTGAGCCTGGAAGACATGGCGAAGCTGCGTCCGGTGTTCGAGAAGGACGGCACCGTCACGGCCGGCAATGCCTCGGGCCTGAACGACGCGGCGGCGGCGCTCATTCTCATGGAGCGCGCCGAAGCCGAACGTCGCGGTGCGAAGCCGCTGGCGCGGCTGGTGAGCTATGCGCACGCCGGTGTCGATCCGAACTACATGGGCATTGGCCCGGTGCCGGCTTCGCGCAAGGCGCTCGAGCGTGCCGGGCTCAAGGTCGGCGACATCGACGTCGTGGAAGCCAACGAAGCATTCGCCGCGCAGGCGTGCGCCGTCACGCGCGATCTCGGCTTCGATCCGGCGAAGGTGAACCCGAACGGTTCGGGCATTTCGCTCGGCCACCCGATCGGCGCGACCGGCGCCCTTATCACGGTCAAGGCGCTGCACGAGCTGCAACGCATTGGCGGCCGCTACGCGCTGGTGACCATGTGCATCGGCGGCGGGCAGGGCATTGCAGCCGTGTTCGAGCGCGTGTAA
- a CDS encoding threonine/serine dehydratase codes for MTQSTPDLHAETIDGQPAPTRSAIAALHETLKPYVRATPVFTRSDFPTLGDTSVTFKFELLQASGTFKARGAFSNLLSLDDAQRKAGVTCVSAGNHAVAVAYAARAMGVAAKTVMLKTASPARSSLCREYGADLVLAENVHEAFDIVKRVEQEEGRYFVHPFNGYRTVLGTATLGYEWAQQTPDLDAVIVPIGGGGLIAGVATAFKLFAPHVKVYGVEPAGADAMAQSFAKGGPVKMGPMTGIADSLMAPHTELYSYTLCRRHIDELVTVTDDQMRAGMLTLFRQLKLAVEPACAAATAALMGPLRETLMGKRVGVLLCGTNTDTATFQRHIDAALAAEGNR; via the coding sequence GTGACGCAATCGACCCCCGACCTTCACGCCGAAACCATCGACGGCCAGCCCGCCCCGACCAGAAGCGCCATCGCCGCACTCCACGAGACGCTCAAGCCATACGTACGCGCGACGCCGGTATTCACGCGCAGCGACTTCCCGACGCTGGGCGACACGAGCGTGACGTTCAAGTTCGAATTGCTGCAGGCTTCGGGCACGTTCAAGGCGCGCGGCGCCTTCTCGAACCTGCTCTCGCTCGACGATGCGCAGCGCAAGGCCGGTGTGACGTGCGTGTCCGCGGGCAACCATGCGGTCGCCGTCGCGTATGCGGCGCGCGCAATGGGAGTGGCGGCCAAGACGGTGATGCTCAAGACGGCAAGCCCCGCACGCTCGTCGCTGTGCCGCGAGTACGGCGCCGACCTGGTGCTCGCGGAGAACGTGCACGAGGCGTTCGACATCGTCAAACGCGTGGAGCAGGAGGAAGGCCGCTACTTCGTGCACCCGTTCAACGGCTATCGCACGGTGCTCGGCACGGCCACGCTCGGCTACGAATGGGCGCAGCAGACGCCGGATCTCGATGCGGTGATCGTGCCCATCGGCGGCGGCGGACTCATTGCCGGCGTGGCAACGGCCTTCAAGCTGTTCGCGCCGCACGTGAAGGTCTACGGCGTGGAGCCGGCCGGCGCCGACGCCATGGCGCAGAGCTTTGCCAAGGGTGGCCCGGTCAAGATGGGTCCGATGACCGGCATCGCCGACAGCCTCATGGCGCCCCACACGGAGCTGTACAGCTACACGCTGTGCCGCCGCCATATCGACGAACTCGTCACCGTGACGGACGACCAGATGCGTGCCGGCATGCTCACGCTGTTCCGTCAGTTGAAGCTGGCCGTCGAGCCCGCCTGTGCGGCGGCAACAGCCGCTCTCATGGGGCCGTTGCGCGAGACGCTCATGGGCAAGCGCGTGGGCGTGCTGCTGTGCGGGACGAACACCGATACGGCGACGTTCCAGCGTCACATCGACGCCGCCCTCGCCGCGGAAGGCAACCGGTGA
- a CDS encoding cystathionine beta-lyase has protein sequence MQDKRKPLDTPEANGWHWQTNILHADTHVPAGFAAMPVPVARASTVIFPDLAAMRSLDWKNDSQWRYGLHATPTSMELMRRLASLEGGKHCLLFPSGLAAISNVYFGLVRSGDDVLVPDNAYGPNREHGDWLADSFGITVRYYDPMIGDDIGTLIQPNTKLIWLEAPGSVTMEVQDVPAITRVARERGVLTAIDNTYSAGLAFRPFDHRVDISVQALTKYQSGGSDVLMGSVVTENDDVHHRLKQARMRMGVGVSADDCSLVLRSLPSMQLRFEAHDRAAMTLATWLGTRHEIAAVLHPAFEDCPGYQNFRRDFTGAGGLFSVVFDERYTQAQIDAFIEALRLFKIGFSWGGAHSLVVPYRVPSMRTATSWPHKGALVRFYVGLEDVRDLQADIEASLKAHLGGA, from the coding sequence ATGCAAGACAAACGCAAGCCCCTCGATACGCCGGAGGCCAACGGCTGGCACTGGCAGACCAATATCCTGCACGCCGACACACACGTGCCGGCCGGTTTCGCCGCCATGCCGGTGCCGGTCGCGCGCGCGTCCACGGTGATCTTCCCGGATCTGGCGGCCATGCGCTCGCTCGACTGGAAGAATGACAGCCAGTGGCGCTACGGCCTGCATGCCACGCCGACGTCGATGGAGCTGATGCGTCGCCTCGCGTCGCTCGAAGGCGGCAAGCACTGTCTGCTGTTTCCGTCGGGGCTGGCGGCGATCTCGAACGTGTACTTCGGGCTGGTCAGGAGCGGCGACGATGTTCTCGTGCCCGACAACGCTTACGGTCCGAACCGGGAGCATGGCGATTGGCTCGCCGATTCGTTCGGTATCACGGTGCGTTATTACGACCCGATGATCGGCGACGACATCGGCACGCTGATTCAGCCGAACACGAAACTGATCTGGCTCGAAGCGCCGGGCTCGGTCACGATGGAAGTCCAGGATGTGCCGGCCATCACCCGCGTGGCGCGCGAGCGCGGCGTGCTCACGGCCATCGACAACACCTACTCGGCGGGCCTGGCCTTCCGTCCGTTCGATCATCGGGTCGACATTTCGGTGCAGGCGCTTACCAAGTACCAGTCGGGCGGCAGCGATGTGCTCATGGGATCGGTCGTGACCGAGAACGACGACGTTCACCATCGCCTCAAACAGGCGCGCATGCGCATGGGCGTGGGGGTGTCGGCCGACGATTGCAGTCTCGTGCTGCGCAGCTTGCCGAGCATGCAGTTGCGTTTCGAGGCGCATGACCGCGCGGCGATGACGCTGGCGACGTGGCTCGGTACGCGTCACGAGATTGCCGCGGTGCTGCATCCGGCGTTCGAGGACTGCCCGGGATACCAGAACTTCCGGCGCGACTTCACGGGCGCGGGCGGCCTGTTCTCCGTTGTGTTCGACGAGCGCTACACGCAGGCGCAGATCGACGCCTTCATCGAGGCGCTGCGGCTATTCAAGATCGGTTTCAGCTGGGGTGGCGCGCACAGTCTTGTCGTGCCGTATCGCGTGCCGTCCATGCGCACGGCCACGTCGTGGCCGCACAAGGGCGCGCTCGTGCGCTTCTACGTGGGGCTGGAAGATGTGCGCGATCTGCAGGCCGACATCGAAGCCAGCCTGAAGGCGCATCTGGGCGGCGCTTGA
- the phaR gene encoding polyhydroxyalkanoate synthesis repressor PhaR, with amino-acid sequence MTASKKTDERLIKKYPNRRLYDTQTSTYITLADVKQLVLETEEFKVVDAKTGEDLTRSILLQIILEEETGGVPMFSSAMLAQIIRFYGHALQGMMGTYLEKNIQTFIEIQNKLADQSKGIYEGAAFNPDVWAQFMNMQAPMMQGMMTNYIEQSKNLFVQMQEQMQSQAKNMFSTFPFPGAPGTDPNKKP; translated from the coding sequence ATGACCGCGAGCAAGAAGACTGACGAGCGCCTGATCAAAAAGTATCCGAACCGGCGTCTGTACGATACCCAGACCAGTACGTACATCACCCTTGCCGATGTGAAGCAATTGGTACTCGAGACCGAGGAGTTCAAGGTCGTCGACGCCAAGACGGGCGAGGACCTGACCCGCAGCATTCTGCTGCAGATCATTCTGGAAGAAGAAACGGGCGGCGTCCCGATGTTCTCGAGCGCCATGCTCGCCCAGATCATCCGCTTCTACGGCCACGCGCTGCAAGGGATGATGGGGACGTATCTCGAGAAGAACATCCAGACGTTCATCGAAATTCAGAACAAGCTGGCCGATCAATCGAAGGGCATCTACGAAGGCGCGGCCTTCAATCCTGATGTCTGGGCGCAGTTCATGAACATGCAGGCGCCGATGATGCAGGGCATGATGACCAACTACATCGAGCAGTCGAAGAACCTGTTCGTGCAGATGCAGGAACAGATGCAGAGCCAGGCCAAGAACATGTTCAGCACGTTCCCGTTCCCCGGCGCGCCGGGCACGGACCCGAACAAGAAGCCCTGA
- a CDS encoding 3-ketoacyl-ACP reductase: protein MTQRIAYVTGGMGGIGTSICQRLYKDGFKVVAGCGPNSPRRVKWLEDQRALGFDFVASEGNVGDWDSTRAAFDKVKAEVGEVDVLVNNAGITRDVVFRKMTREDWDAVIDTNLTSLFNVTKQVIDGMCERGWGRIINISSVNGQKGQFGQTNYSTAKAGIHGFTMALAQEVATKGVTVNTVSPGYIGTDMVRSIRQDVLDKIVATIPVKRLGEPGEIGSIVAWLASEDSGFSTGADFSLNGGLHMG from the coding sequence ATGACTCAACGCATTGCATACGTGACAGGCGGGATGGGCGGTATCGGTACGTCCATTTGCCAGCGGCTGTACAAGGATGGTTTCAAGGTCGTGGCCGGCTGCGGGCCGAACTCGCCGCGTCGCGTGAAGTGGCTGGAAGACCAGCGGGCTCTGGGTTTCGATTTCGTCGCGTCCGAAGGTAACGTCGGCGACTGGGATTCGACCAGGGCGGCGTTCGACAAGGTGAAGGCCGAAGTCGGCGAAGTCGACGTGCTGGTCAACAACGCCGGCATCACGCGCGACGTGGTGTTCCGCAAGATGACGCGCGAAGACTGGGACGCCGTGATCGACACCAACCTCACGAGCCTGTTCAACGTCACCAAGCAGGTGATCGACGGCATGTGCGAGCGTGGCTGGGGCCGCATCATCAACATTTCGTCGGTCAACGGCCAGAAGGGCCAGTTCGGTCAGACGAATTACTCGACGGCCAAGGCCGGCATTCACGGCTTCACCATGGCGCTGGCCCAGGAAGTGGCGACCAAGGGGGTGACGGTGAACACGGTGTCGCCGGGCTATATCGGCACCGACATGGTGCGCTCGATCCGTCAGGACGTGCTCGACAAGATCGTGGCGACGATTCCGGTCAAGCGCCTGGGCGAGCCGGGGGAGATCGGTTCGATCGTGGCATGGCTGGCATCGGAGGACTCGGGCTTCTCGACGGGCGCGGACTTCTCGCTCAACGGCGGCCTGCACATGGGTTGA
- the serB gene encoding phosphoserine phosphatase SerB — MTHDLVILGAPASRPASDALQSAIRALVPGAPVTFAADAAATPIARIAGVTDSPALRAVATGFAQRHQVDAVLVDSSRRLTDFKLVAMDMDSTLITIECIDEIADYCGLKAEVSAITEAAMRGEIKDFNESLTRRVALLKGLDASALEKVYEERLQLSPGAQDMLRGVQALGIRTLLVSGGFTFFTDRLKTRLDLDVTRANTLEIVDGKLTGRVLGEIVNAEVKARTVAEVAAQFGATPSQAIVMGDGSNDLQMMAIAGLSVAFRAKPVVREKASVAFNHVGLDGLLSLFRDA, encoded by the coding sequence ATGACCCACGACCTCGTCATTCTCGGTGCGCCCGCTTCGCGGCCGGCGTCCGATGCCCTGCAGTCCGCCATTCGCGCGCTGGTGCCCGGCGCACCGGTCACGTTCGCCGCCGATGCGGCGGCTACACCTATCGCCCGCATTGCGGGTGTCACCGACTCCCCGGCGTTGCGGGCGGTGGCCACCGGCTTCGCGCAGCGGCATCAGGTCGACGCCGTGCTGGTGGACAGCTCGCGCCGCCTGACGGACTTCAAGCTGGTCGCGATGGACATGGATTCGACGCTCATCACCATCGAATGCATCGACGAGATCGCCGACTACTGCGGGTTGAAGGCCGAAGTCTCCGCCATCACCGAAGCCGCCATGCGCGGCGAGATCAAGGACTTCAACGAGAGCCTCACGCGTCGTGTGGCGCTGCTCAAGGGACTGGACGCGTCCGCGCTGGAGAAGGTCTATGAAGAACGTCTGCAACTATCGCCCGGCGCGCAGGATATGCTGCGCGGCGTGCAGGCGCTCGGCATCCGAACGCTGCTCGTCTCGGGCGGCTTTACGTTCTTCACCGATCGACTGAAGACACGTCTGGACCTGGACGTCACGCGCGCCAACACGCTGGAAATCGTCGACGGCAAACTCACGGGCCGCGTGCTGGGCGAAATCGTCAACGCCGAGGTCAAGGCGCGTACGGTCGCCGAAGTGGCGGCGCAGTTTGGCGCGACGCCCTCGCAAGCCATCGTCATGGGCGACGGCTCGAACGATCTGCAGATGATGGCGATCGCGGGATTGTCGGTGGCTTTCCGAGCCAAGCCGGTGGTGCGCGAGAAGGCCTCGGTGGCGTTCAACCACGTCGGCCTGGACGGCCTGTTGTCGCTGTTCCGCGACGCCTGA
- a CDS encoding ornithine cyclodeaminase family protein, giving the protein MTATSPSPAVLLLDAAQIAALMPVGDAIPVMSDMFAALVRGQIHLPLRQIVRPPEALGAKGMLGMMPAFIGGKTPVYGAKVGTFFPGNSALGKDPHQGCVVLMSGETGELLAIMNAAEITGIRTAAVTGLATRLLARHDATRLALIGAGHQAHWHLAALAAARPLHRVRVASRSLESAQRFVDAEQPHYDFTLEAAGSVQDAVRDADIVVTVTNATDPVLKAEWLAPGTHVNLVGSSTPRHREADSMLMARARLFVDRRESTINESGDYLAAAAEGRIGPEDLLAELGEIVVGTHPGRTDAESVTLFKSLGMGAQDVALAAALYARAESTGGTGAGVRATL; this is encoded by the coding sequence ATGACCGCCACCTCGCCCTCGCCTGCCGTACTTCTGCTCGACGCCGCCCAAATCGCCGCGCTGATGCCGGTCGGCGACGCCATCCCGGTGATGTCGGATATGTTCGCGGCGCTCGTGCGCGGCCAGATTCATCTACCGTTGCGTCAGATCGTGCGCCCACCCGAAGCCTTAGGCGCGAAGGGCATGCTGGGCATGATGCCGGCCTTCATCGGCGGCAAGACGCCCGTCTACGGCGCCAAGGTCGGCACGTTCTTTCCCGGCAACAGCGCGCTGGGCAAGGACCCCCATCAGGGCTGCGTCGTGTTGATGAGCGGCGAGACCGGCGAGTTGCTGGCCATCATGAACGCGGCGGAAATCACCGGCATTCGCACGGCCGCCGTCACGGGGCTGGCCACACGCCTGCTCGCACGACATGACGCGACGCGTCTCGCGCTGATCGGCGCGGGACACCAGGCGCACTGGCATCTCGCAGCGCTCGCGGCGGCGCGTCCGCTGCACCGTGTTCGCGTGGCCAGTCGCTCGCTCGAGAGCGCACAGCGCTTCGTCGACGCCGAGCAACCGCACTACGACTTCACGCTGGAGGCGGCGGGCAGCGTTCAGGACGCCGTGCGCGATGCCGACATCGTCGTCACGGTCACCAATGCGACGGACCCAGTGCTCAAGGCGGAATGGCTCGCACCGGGCACGCACGTGAACCTCGTGGGCAGCAGCACGCCGCGTCATCGCGAAGCGGACTCGATGCTCATGGCCCGCGCTCGATTGTTCGTCGACCGGCGCGAATCGACGATCAACGAATCGGGCGACTATCTCGCTGCGGCGGCCGAAGGCCGGATCGGACCGGAGGATCTGCTCGCCGAACTGGGCGAGATCGTGGTGGGCACGCATCCGGGGCGCACCGACGCGGAATCGGTCACGCTGTTCAAATCACTCGGCATGGGCGCCCAGGACGTGGCGCTCGCCGCCGCGCTGTATGCGCGCGCTGAAAGCACCGGCGGCACCGGTGCCGGCGTGCGCGCGACCCTCTGA
- the rimO gene encoding 30S ribosomal protein S12 methylthiotransferase RimO, translated as MSRSSPAGTPKVGFVSLGCPKALVDSEQILTQLRAEGYDIAGTYDGADLVVVNTCGFIDDAVQESLDAIGEALAENGKVIVTGCLGAKKDAAGQDIVSAVHPKVLAVTGPHAVGEVMSAVHTHLPKPHDPFTDLVPPAGIKLTPRHYAYLKISEGCNHRCTFCIIPSMRGDLDSRPVAEVMLEAENLFKAGVKELLVISQDTSAYGVDVKYRTGFWAGRPLKTRMTELVGALGELARQYGAWVRLHYVYPYPHVDEIIPLMAEGHILPYLDVPLQHAHPDVLKRMKRPASGEKNLERIQAWRKLCPDLTIRSTFIAGFPGETEAEFEYLLDFLREAELDRVGCFAYSPVEGAKANELPGALPDEVREERRARFMEVAEEISAERQQRKVGQTIQVIVDEINQDGGVARSAADAPEIDGLVYIEPTAKAAKRLKVGEFVNVTVTGADGHDLWGEVV; from the coding sequence ATGTCCCGCTCATCGCCCGCCGGCACCCCCAAGGTCGGTTTCGTTTCGCTCGGCTGCCCGAAGGCCCTGGTCGATTCCGAGCAAATCCTGACCCAATTGCGCGCCGAAGGCTACGACATTGCCGGCACCTATGACGGCGCCGACCTTGTCGTGGTCAATACCTGCGGCTTCATCGACGACGCCGTTCAGGAAAGCCTCGACGCCATCGGCGAAGCGCTGGCCGAAAACGGCAAGGTCATCGTCACCGGTTGTCTCGGCGCCAAGAAGGACGCCGCCGGGCAGGACATCGTGAGCGCCGTGCACCCGAAGGTGCTCGCCGTCACCGGCCCGCACGCCGTGGGCGAAGTGATGAGTGCCGTGCACACGCACCTGCCCAAGCCTCACGATCCGTTTACCGATCTCGTGCCGCCGGCCGGGATCAAGCTCACGCCACGTCACTATGCCTATCTGAAGATTTCGGAAGGCTGCAATCACCGCTGCACGTTCTGCATCATCCCGTCGATGCGCGGCGACCTCGATTCGCGCCCGGTGGCCGAAGTGATGCTCGAGGCGGAGAACCTGTTCAAGGCGGGCGTGAAGGAACTGCTGGTGATCTCGCAGGACACCAGCGCTTACGGCGTGGACGTGAAGTATCGCACCGGCTTCTGGGCGGGCCGTCCGCTCAAGACCCGCATGACGGAACTGGTGGGCGCGCTGGGCGAGTTGGCCAGGCAGTACGGTGCGTGGGTGCGCCTGCACTACGTCTATCCGTATCCGCACGTCGACGAGATCATTCCGCTGATGGCCGAGGGCCATATCCTCCCGTATCTCGATGTGCCGCTGCAGCACGCGCACCCCGATGTTCTCAAGCGCATGAAGCGCCCGGCCTCGGGCGAGAAGAACCTCGAGCGCATCCAGGCATGGCGCAAGCTGTGCCCGGACCTGACGATTCGCAGCACGTTCATCGCCGGCTTCCCCGGCGAGACCGAAGCCGAGTTCGAATACCTGCTGGACTTCCTGCGCGAGGCGGAACTCGATCGCGTGGGCTGTTTCGCCTACTCGCCGGTCGAAGGCGCGAAGGCCAACGAACTGCCGGGCGCGTTGCCCGACGAAGTGCGCGAAGAACGCCGCGCACGCTTCATGGAAGTGGCCGAGGAGATTTCGGCCGAGCGCCAGCAGCGCAAGGTCGGTCAGACGATCCAGGTGATCGTCGACGAGATCAATCAGGACGGCGGCGTTGCCCGTTCGGCAGCGGACGCCCCGGAAATCGACGGTCTGGTGTACATCGAACCGACGGCCAAGGCAGCCAAGCGCCTGAAGGTCGGCGAGTTCGTGAACGTGACGGTCACCGGCGCCGACGGCCACGACCTGTGGGGCGAAGTGGTCTGA
- a CDS encoding cysteine hydrolase family protein, whose translation MSQAQPSRTALLVIDAQESFRQRPYWREDDLAVYFERQQALIDGAVAKGTPVVQVFHVSSGPFSRESGFVRTLEELRIAPAFTLDKVKHSALAGSTLGAWLIEHGITRLIVSGIRTEQCCETTTRAASDAGYEVDFVTEATLTFPMQHPRTGRELSVAELKERTETVLVDRFARVVTVEEALAAV comes from the coding sequence ATGTCGCAAGCCCAGCCCTCCCGCACCGCCCTGCTCGTGATCGACGCGCAAGAATCGTTCCGTCAGCGCCCGTATTGGCGCGAGGACGATCTCGCCGTGTACTTCGAGCGCCAGCAGGCATTGATCGACGGCGCCGTTGCCAAGGGGACTCCCGTCGTGCAGGTCTTCCACGTGTCGTCGGGTCCGTTCTCGCGCGAATCGGGCTTCGTGCGCACGCTCGAAGAACTGCGCATCGCGCCGGCATTCACGCTCGACAAGGTCAAGCACAGCGCGCTCGCGGGTTCGACGCTCGGCGCCTGGCTGATCGAGCACGGCATCACGCGTCTGATCGTCTCGGGCATTCGCACCGAACAGTGCTGCGAGACCACCACGCGCGCGGCGTCGGACGCCGGTTACGAGGTCGATTTCGTGACCGAAGCCACGCTCACCTTCCCGATGCAACATCCGCGCACCGGCCGCGAACTGTCGGTGGCCGAGTTGAAGGAGCGGACCGAAACCGTGCTGGTCGATCGCTTCGCGCGCGTCGTCACGGTTGAGGAAGCGCTCGCGGCGGTGTAA